From the genome of Ptychodera flava strain L36383 chromosome 13, AS_Pfla_20210202, whole genome shotgun sequence:
AAGATCTTGCGTGAAGCTGTATCATCATCCTGTCTTCAATCAGACGCTCTTTTTATACAGCTTACTAAGCATCCGATCAAAGAACTTCAGGGTGCTACGGTAGTTGTTTACCTTTCTTTTTCATATCGCCCAGCAACAGTCGTGTCAAGTCAAACGGCGCCGTCAAATTAACGGCAATTATTTCGTCCCACTTCTCTGGCGGACACTCTTCAAGGTTCGCACGGTTTACAACACCTGTTAAAAGACGTCATGGACGAAAAACAGTGAAATTTCTTATTTTCCACTCGGTGGAACTATTATATCATTTCGTGAATGTGGACGTTTGTGAGCACTGAacttcgaaattcgaaaatgttATATATATTGCTGACAAACCTGCGCCATTTACTAGCACGTCCACTCCACCAGGATAAATAGCTTTTACTTTCTGACACATCTCCTCTATTTCTGATCGCTTCAGAAGATTTGCACGTAAATAGTGAGCCTTGACATGATATTCTCTTAAAGTGATGAGACGAAAAGGAGAAAAATGTCAGATACATATCTAATCGAAGAAGaagagaaacattttttgattttttgattttttgtaaaaattgttccCAAACAAATTCAATGCTATTCAGGGTAGTACGGGCCTTGACATTACAAAAGACAAAAGTTTGAAGAACAGAGTTAGCCAATATTCACAGACTCTTGTAATTGAAAATGGTTATAATTGTCCGTTTTAGGTCCATGGAAGAAAATTTGATTCGTCGACGTCGATTTTCCCAAAACTTCGCCAGAATAAAGTGAAAAGATTAGTTATTACACGagccctacaagtggtagaccaaaaaggtATTGCAAACGTTTGTCGGAATATCATAGTAAGAACTAGTCGCTTACAATGAAAAGTCTGGACAtggaaacatcaaaattaaactgtcaaataaatagatagatttAGAACTTGTAATCATGGTCACGTGCTTGCTATTTTGCCACGCCCTTGAATAAACCTTGAGGGTGGAGACTGATCCTTGGACATCTCAATCGTGACTCTTGACTCTGACAATAAGCAAAGACTGATCGTACAAATTCAGCTATAGTGGGTCATTTTGCAGGAAAACCCCACGTGCAGGTGTAATCGATTCTATGCTATGTCCATTAGTTGTTATCCTAGTTGGGAAATACGACCATTCTCGTATGGATGGCGACAAAGAATTGGTGCGAACAGCATCATTGAAAATCCTTCTTGctcttggttttttttcaaatatactgCGGTACGAAAAGCCTGCACGGAAAATCTGTTCCTTTTATGACTGTATTGGTACTGATTAACACCATATATCCTTGCTTTGGGCGCAAGGAATGACCTACTAACTCAATGAAAACTGTAGATTGACTGGCGTTGTTTACGCTGCTGTTATCATCAGTGCTTTGTCGCTATTTGGATGAGAAAAGTGTAGGTTTACACGTATCTAGGTGCGAATCtccaaaaaattaaataaaatgttaGTGTGGCAGACAAAGTTGACCGCAGAGCAGGTTATATATCTCGGAATGGAAACATAAACCGTgcttgtgcaaaatttgaagaaaatctgCTCTAATATGCATTAGTTATTGGCGCCGGACTGTAGATAAAAAATACATCACGGATACCTTGACCAGCTGTAATATATTAAGTAAACTGTAGCGTAGAATTAATCGATTGGCACATACAAGTAAGTACAGAATGCCATCCAAATGTTTTAGCAAAAAAATGGCAagtatttgtatttcaaaaaaaaccgTCATAAACTTAAAGTTTCTGCGAAATCCTTGATTCTAGAGTATCTAAGAGTGATCCCTCAAAATACGAAATGTACTAGAAATGACTGTTCTTTGTAATCATATCAACATTATGTGATATACATTCTAACAATTTGTTCTTTGACTGAGTTTGAGTAAAGTTGTTTTTCGAGGACGATGGAACGATGGCTTGGAAAATGATTATTAGTCTGAGAGATCTATGGTTTACGATCTTccaaaataacacaaatttcCATATTGGACCTGAGTTTGCGCAAGCGTACATGTATGGTTACCAGAATAGACAAAATCGACGCAAGCATCTCTGAATATTGACTATACTGTCGCTTTGTCAAATGTGCGCAAAAAGAGTACAGCTGTCTTAGTTTAATCTCACTTTTCTAAATACTCTCTCTGGGGCTCCACTTCTGGTTCGTCCAGTTTATCATGTAAGATGATGGAGTATCCATTTTTACCCAATGCTTTAGCGATCGCATAGCCGACACCATCCGCTGAAGCAGAGCCAGTTATCAAAGCAACCTTCTTGCCGTTAGCAGTCGCCATCATTTACGTTCTAAATCTGCAATGAAAAATAGGCGCCGAGAAAACCCGTGATATCAATATCTACCGTCTCTATGACATTTTAATAACGCTCCAATAAATATTCGTAAACTCAAGAATGCATTTACTGATGGCACCCAATGTTTCTGCTCAGCTCAATAGAGCCAAACATATAATTcctgaagaaaaataaagtgttagaatattaaaatgtaaaaatgcacAGCCAGTCACTCGGGCATCGTTTGCTCAAAGATTAATTTGAATGAAACGGGATCGGATACCTTTTGCTTTTTGAATGTGACTTGCTGGACGCCATTGTGCAACCTAAGCCTAGTGCGAGATTGTAAGAGCTGAAATTAGCACCAAGGACATTAATTTAACAAAGGTCTGTAGCACACTTAGCTAGGTTACATTGCCAGTGTCAATGTCATTACTGGTACGACATTGTGACTGGATATCACACAACGTGACTTGGTGAGgaagttttttctttttaaccATGAAAGCAAATTACCAACTTCAAACTTACCTGCACAACATCTTTCAAACTGACAGTGATCATTAATGCTGCTATTGGTTATTTAAAGTTGCAAGGCCGGCTTAAAGGTCGGTTAAAATATAAAAGCTTGTCACTGCTGAAAGCATGGCATTCTTTTTCTAACATTTGATCCTTGATTGATCTATTGGTACTTTGACAAATGTTTACACGCCTAAATCTGCTCGGCATGCCATCTTCTTTCTTTCAGCACATTAGATGACGAAGATTTTCACGTGACACTGTCCCtgtcatattttgatttcagtGTTTCCCACTTTGATATTGGTCATGAGCAGACATGAGTTGAGGCCATCATTTTCGTGTTGTTGTCAGAAAAAGAGGCCTAATTCGTCAGCCTTCAAACGTTTTTTGCAGCTTTAGGTGTTATATTCCTTTACAATCTTAGTTTTACATTTCCTTTCTGGGATTTTCTTCCGGTAACactgtgatgaaggaaattacACTTTTATCGCTTCTGAATTTCTCGTAAAGTTGACCGTGAAATTCTCCTATGTTCAAAATCCCCATTTTGCAGTTTCGTTCTCAGTCACGGGATTTTAAGCAATCTAGGCATTTTTATACAGAACGTACCTGGTTAAGTCCGAGTGTGGGCTTTTGAAGGCTTGCAGTACGTACTGGGTAGTAGTTGAGATGGAATCGCCACACAGATGTGATACCACTGACCTTACAATTAAGCAGAGCGTGAAATACTATACGGTGACGATCTGCGTGATGATTGAGATGTTTCAGATCATTGTTGAACTAGAAAGTCCATGGTCGGAAAAACGATGAAATTTGACGCAATCTGTAATGCAGGTAACTCGTTCCTCCAagatttttatcaatattttatgtAAAGGTTCAATCACCTAGCGGTCACTGACACAACAGTGAGTGCGATATTATTAATTAACCACACAAGATCTCGATAATAAGTCAATTTGCATACAGCCGCTAGAAGGACAACCCTTCATGACACCTCTATAACAGAcattccagcttttggccatacaagttttgacgtgggcactatacggTCAAGGCCCCGAGAAccgtatagtgcccacgtctatgaatattcagcgtgaacgggggcgataaaactacaaagactgcttcggataaggctggcaggaacgcaaacaaattatctccactgagtcccaaattctacacttggctcttctaagtatttctctgcattCCCACCAGGTCAGTCCACAACGACTGGATTTTCGGTAGTTGAGAACGGCGACACCAAACGATGTGagttgaaacggatactagcaaattattaaaagtgcattttatgttgtaaaataccaaagtcaccatttttggtcgaaaatgaaaagaaatgcgctgcgacacacgataatttcgagtatttaagccccacagtccctcaaaccacGGCCATACATGAACGCGCTCGCTTATGTCCGAAAGCTCAGAGTGCTACGCTTGCGAtcgtgtcgatcggtacgacggtatgacatgtatcaatggtccagttcaagtgacttgaatgactacaaaactgatgttttctccgttgtTATGGACAAGGGTCCGGCATTCACAGACACAGAACATTTCGGCTAATGGGacataacaataaaacaaaaactgaccaacttcgcctgtttttgattgattgattgatttatttagcACTTAAAAACTAACCATAcagtacaaacaagaaaaaagacaaagacagaagtgctgggataacacagaaaagttaaaaacttatttccactgcggtcccacgaaaaataaaatcacaagcaAATCGACACGACCacaattaataaaaaacaaaatcattttgctcacgttgaatcattgcttcataaaaatacttctttaactttcttttaaacagagaatttgaagtaatactctgtatatttcttggaactttgttccattcaacactagctgtatatacaaaaactattctgataaaaccgagccccaccttgaataaaaatagaatagGGTCCGGATCTCGTTCTATGGACAtgactgttaaaaacaaaattatcagacaAATATTTCGGTGCTAATCCTAATGTAACTCTATGAACATGATTGAGTTT
Proteins encoded in this window:
- the LOC139148067 gene encoding D-beta-hydroxybutyrate dehydrogenase-like translates to MMATANGKKVALITGSASADGVGYAIAKALGKNGYSIILHDKLDEPEVEPQREYLEKEYHVKAHYLRANLLKRSEIEEMCQKVKAIYPGGVDVLVNGAGVVNRANLEECPPEKWDEIIAVNLTAPFDLTRLLLGDMKKKGWGRIINISSVRSRSASAATVPYTASKHGLNGLTKSTAMSGYGTGVTCNAICPALMETKMGKSLVEVEAKRLGISFEEAQKRYLAEVNPSGAFVQVVQVAELAAFLCTPAADQITGAELPVDAGLWAK